A genomic stretch from Erigeron canadensis isolate Cc75 chromosome 9, C_canadensis_v1, whole genome shotgun sequence includes:
- the LOC122583618 gene encoding uncharacterized protein LOC122583618, whose amino-acid sequence MLGLAKRINARLQVQVRFMETLLGILKRNPKRPVVAGEEVSVAIDGEEVSVAVDGEEDSVVVDRDEVSVGVDGEEVSVGVNGEEVSIAIDEEEVYVAVDREEVSVAVDREEVYVAVDGEEVFVAVDEEEFSVAVDGEEVSVAVDGEEVYVVVDGEEVSVAVGGEEVSVAVDGEEVSVVVDREEREGFCYRRGEEVFAVDGYEVSVAVDGEEVSVVVDGDEVSVAVDEKEVSVAVVEEDSEVFAVVDGVEVSVVVDGEEFFVAVAGDEVFVDVVEEDSVIASNIAQI is encoded by the exons ATGCTAGGACTTGCCAAAAGAATCAATGCAAGGTTACAAGTACAAGTGAGGTTTATGGAGACCCTCTTGGGGATACTCAAAAGGAATC CAAAGAGGCCGGTTGTTGCCGGAGAGGAGGTTTCAGTTGCCATTGACGGGGAGGAGGTTTCAGTTGCTGTTGACGGGGAGGAGGATTCCGTTGTTGTCGACAGAGATGAGGTTTCTGTTGGTGTCGACGGAGAGGAGGTTTCTGTTGGTGTCAACGGAGAGGAGGTTTCTATTGCTATCGACGAAGAGGAGGTTTATGTTGCTGTTGACAGAGAGGAGGTTTCTGTTGCTGTCGATAGGGAGGAGGTTTATGTTGCTGTCGACGGAGAGGAGGTTTTCGTTGCTGTCGACGAAGAGGAGTTTTCCGTTGCTGTCGACGGAGAGGAG GTTTCTGTTGCTGTCGACGGAGAGGAGGTTTATGTTGTTGTCGACGGAGAGGAGGTTTCTGTTGCTGTCGGCGGAGAGGAGGTTTCTGTTGCTGTCGACGGAGAGGAGGTTTCTGTTGTTGTTGACAGGGAGGAG AGAGAAGGTTTCTGTTACCGTCGCGGAGAGGAGGTTTTTGCTGTTGACGGATATGAGGTTTCTGTTGCTGTCGACGGAGAGGAGGTTTCTGTTGTTGTCGACGGAGATGAGGTTTCTGTTGCTGTCGACGAAAAGGAGGTTTCTGTTGCTGTTGTTGAAGAGGATTCT GAGGTTTTCGCTGTTGTCGACGGAGTGGAGGTTTCTGTTGTTGTTGACGGAGAGGAGTTTTTTGTTGCTGTCGCCGGAGATGAGGTTTTTGTTGATGTTGTTGAAGAGGATTCTGTTATTGCTTCGAATATAGCTCAAATCTAG